The following coding sequences lie in one Saimiri boliviensis isolate mSaiBol1 chromosome 6, mSaiBol1.pri, whole genome shotgun sequence genomic window:
- the PHRF1 gene encoding PHD and RING finger domain-containing protein 1 isoform X5, which produces MDDDSLDELVARSPGPDGRPQVGPVDLASDFAESSEGSSGDSGDDSDSERGDGADEEGEGPSEEEDLEGGSGSEDSEDDVETLLEVAGTQEKLEAAGSFNSDDDAESCPICLNAFRDQAVGTPESCAHYFCLDCIVEWSKNANSCPVDRTIFKCICIRAQFGGKILRKIPVENAKANEEEEEDPTFCEVCGRSDREDRLLLCDGCDAGYHMECLDPPLQEVPVDEWFCPECAAPGVLAADAGPVSEEEVSLLLADVVPTTSRLRPRAGRTRAIARTRQSERVRATVNRNRISTARSVQHTPGPLESSLLDEAIEAVATGLSTAVYRRPLTPRTPARRKRRTRRRKKVPGRRKTPSRPSAKSKGSATRSKKRQHRVKKRKGTRVKSEVTTTRSRIARTLGLGRPVHSTCIPSVFKPAEPSLGLLRADIGAASLSLFGDPYELDPFDSSEELSANPLSPLSAKRRALSRSALQSHQPVARPVSVGLSRRHLPAAVPEPDVEEEPVPDLLGSILSGQSLLMLGSSDVIIHRDGSLSAKRAAPVSFQRNSGGLSTGEEGSKDCLQPRALPSGSQAQGPSGSRPQGTGLSCQGTPARTSGAPVRLDFSATPGPVQARNWSNGSAPGVRHSHSPRFGGTSRHALPLASAASKISSRDSNPPSRSAVPGPPLKPPPRRVDISELPRIPKISRQATAPAPGQSIEIPSACISRLTGREGTGQPERGARAESEASSRVPREPGTHTGSSRPPAPSSHGSLAPLGSSRGKGVGSTFESFRINIPGNTAHSSRLSSPGFCNTFRPVDNKEQRKENPSPLFSIKKTKQLRSEVYDPSDPTGSDSSAPSSSPERSGPGLLPSEITRTISINSPKVQTVQAVRCVTSYTVESVFGMEPEPPLGPSSTVSKLRGVVAAERTSDTEREGPGTEEPVERQGLAARARRLSPPEPWEDDDGASCSTFFGSEERTVTCVTVLEPEAPPSPDVPQAATHRVVELRPPSRSRSTSSSRSRKKAKRKRASREHRRTRSRTRSGSRDRSSRSGSPSVGEERLRRQRSKAKSRRSSSDRSSSRERAKRKKAKDRSREHRRGPWGRSRRTSRSRSGSPGSSSYEHCESRKRKKRRSGSRPRGRECSPPSSLERVRRHKHQRERSRERLDRKETAARPRDRRKRRSQSPSSEHRAREHRRPRSREKPPRSRSRSPDRKGAVREASPAPLPQGEPVREDLPTRSPALVETPISPEVAVADQVPLQAPPVLEVVAECAPDDLDYGDSVEAGHVFDDFSDEAVFMQLDDMSSPPSPESTDSSPERDLPPKPALPAASLAAIQREVSLMHDEDASQPPPLAEDPQELHVAEKTEAPSSLGVAPVGKEDGPTMSGTVQEAAGPEEVVSQTPLLRTRALVKRVTWNLQESENSAPVEDRAPRAPLHRPQKPREGAWDVEDVAPIGVRQVFSEPPPPGHVLPEPGFPDTDPSQVYSPSLPPTLAQSSSIPPCALVSQPTVQFILQGSLPLVGCGAAQTLAPVPTALTPASEPGGQATAASNSEEKAPTPRPAAEKTKKEEYMKKLQVQERAVEEVKLAIKPFYQKREVTKEEYKDILRKAVQKICHSKSGEINPVKVANLVKAYVDKYRHMRRHKKAESGEEPPSQGAEG; this is translated from the exons GTTCCGAGGATTCCGAAGATGATGTGGAGACATTGCTGGAAGTAGCCGGTACTCAGGAGAAACTGGAGGCCGCTGGCTCTTTTAATTCTGATGATGACGCAGAGAGCTGCCCCATCTGTCTCAACGCGTTCAGAGACCAGGCCGTGGGGACGCCGGAGAGCTGTGCCCACTACTTCTGCCTGGACTGCATCGTTGAGTGGTCCAAG AATGCCAATTCCTGTCCAGTTGATCGAACTATATTTAAGTGCATTTGTATTCGAGCTCAATTCGGTGGTAAAATCTTAAGGAAG ATCCCGGTGGAGAACGCCAAAGcaaatgaggaagaggaggaggatccAACCTTCTGTGAGGTGTGCGGCAGGAGTGACCGTGAGGACCGGCTCTTGCTCTGCGATGGCTGTGATGCGGG GTACCACATGGAATGCTTGGACCCCCCTCTCCAGGAAGTGCCGGTGGACGAGTGGTTCTGCCCAGAATGTGCCGCCCCCGGTGTCCTTGCCGCTG ATGCAGGTCCCGTGAGTGAGGAAGAGGTCTCCCTGCTCTTGGCTGATGTGGTGCCCACCACCAGCAGGCTTCGGCCTCGAGCAGGTAGGACCCGGGCGATTGCCAGGACACggcagagtgagagagtgagagctACGGTGAACCGGAACCGGATCTCCACGGCCAGGAGTGTCCAG CACACACCGGGGCCCCTTGAGTCTTCTCTGCTGGACGAGGCCATTGAGGCCGTGGCGACCGGCCTGAGCACCGCCGTGTATCGGCGCCCCCTGACACCGCGCACTCCCGCCCGACGAAAGAGGAGGACAA GAAGACGGAAGAAAGTGCCGGGAAGAAGGAAAACCCCGTCCAGACCATCTGCAAAAAGTAAAGGCTCAGCGACAAGATCTAAGAAACGCCAGCATCgagtgaagaaaaggaaagggacaAGGGTGAAG AGTGAAGTCACCACCACTCGTTCCCGAATCGCGCGGACGCTGGGCCTCGGCAGGCCTGTTCACAGCACCTGCATTCCGTCAGTGTTCAAGCCGGCGGAACCCTCCCTGGGGCTGCTGCGAGCGGACATTGGAgctgcctctctgtctctttttggAGACCCCTATGAGCTGGACCCCTTCGACAG CAGTGAAGAGCTTTCTGCAAACCCCCTTTCCCCGCTGAGTGCCAAGAGACGGGCGCTGTCCCGGTCAGCCCTGCAGTCCCACCAGCCTGTGGCCAGGCCTGTCTCCGTGGGGCTTTCCAG GAGGCATCTCCCTGCGGCGGTGCCAGAGCCAGACGTGGAGGAGGAGCCAGTGCCCGACCTGCTGGGCAGCATCCTGTCGGGCCAGAGTCTCCTGATGCTGGGCAGCAGTGACGTCATCATCCACCGTGACGGCTCCCTCAGTGCCAAGAGGGCAG ctCCAGTTTCTTTTCAGCGAAATTCAGGTGGTCTGTCCACAGGGGAAGAAGGGTCCAAGGACTGCCTGCAGCCCAGAGCTTTGCCCTCAGGGAGCCAGGCTCAAGGCCCCTCGGGAAGTAGGCCACAGGGCACGGGGCTCAGCTGTCAAGGCACCCCCGCCCGCACGTCGGGCGCGCCTGTGAGGCTGGACTTCTCTGCAACCCCTGGGCCGGTTCAGGCTCGGAACTGGTCCAATGGGAGCGCGCCTGGCGTGAGACACAGTCACAGCCCCCGGTTCGGCGGCACCAGCAGGCACGCTTTGCCTCTTGCTTCTGCCGCGTCCAAGATCTCCAGCAGAGATTCAAACCCCCCATCTCGCAGTGCGGTGCCAGGGCCTCCCCTGAAACCACCTCCCAGAAGAGTGGACATCTCCGAGCTACCCAGGATACCAAAGATCAGCAGACAGGCCACGGCCCCGGCCCCCGGGCAGAGCATCGAGATCCCCAGCGCATGTATCAGCCGGCTGACTGGCAGGGAGGGCACCGGGCAGCCGGAGCGAGGTGCGCGGGCAGAGAGCGAGGCCAGCAGCAGGGTCCCGCGGGAGCCTGGCACGCACACAGGCAGCTCCCGGCCTCCAGCCCCCAGCTCCCATGGCAGTTTGGCCCCGCTGGGATCCTCAAGAGGGAAAGGGGTTGGGTCGACCTTTGAGAGCTTCCGGATCAATATTCCGGGAAACACGGCGCATTCCAGCCGACTCTCCAGCCCTGGCTTCTGTAACACGTTCCGGCCCGTGGACAATAaggagcagaggaaggagaacCCCTCGCCCCTCTTCTCCATCAAGAAGACAAAGCAGCTGCGGAGCGAGGTCTACGACCCCTCGGACCCCACCGGCTCTGACTCCAGCGCCCCCAGCAGCAGCCCCGAGAGGTCTGGCCCTGGCCTCCTGCCCTCTGAGATCACGAGAACCATCTCCATCAACAGTCCGAAGGTCCAGACGGTTCAGGCTGTGCGCTGCGTCACCTCCTACACGGTGGAGAGCGTCTTCGGGATGGAGCCCGAGCCCCCCCTTGGGCCATCCTCCACCGTGTCCAAGCTCCGGGGCGTGGTGGCTGCCGAGCGGACCTCTGACACAGAGCGAGAGGGGCCGGGCACAGAGGAGCCCGTGGAAAGGCAGGGCCTGGCTGCCCGGGCGCGGAGGCTGTCCCCCCCAGAGCCCTGGGAGGACGACGATGGGGCGTCTTGCAGCACCTTCTTCGGCTCTGAGGAGCGGACGGTGACCTGTGTGACAGTCCTGGAGCCGGAAGCCCCGCCCAGCCCGGACGTGCCGCAGGCAGCCACCCACCGGGTCGTGGAGCTCAGGCCACCTTCCCGGTCCCGCTCCACGTCCAGCTCCCGAAGCAGGAAGAAGGCCAAGAGGAAGAGAGCATCCAGGGAGCACCGGCGGACACGCTCCAGGACACGCTCCGGATCCAGGGACAGGAGCTCGAGGTCAGGGTCCCCATCGGTGGGCGAGGAGCGCCTGAGGAGGCAGCGGTCCAAGGCCAAGAGCCGGCGGTCCTCCAGCGACCGCTCCAGCAGCCGAGAGCGAGCCAAGAGGAAGAAAGCCAAGGACAGGAGCCGGGAGCACAGGCGGGGCCCCTGGGGCCGCAGCCGGAGGACGTCACGGTCCCGCTCGGGGAGCCCGGGCAGCTCTTCCTACGAGCACTGTGagagcaggaagaggaagaagcgGAGATCAGGGTCCAGACCTCGGGGAAGGGAGTGCTCCCCGCCCAGCAGCCTGGAGAGGGTCCGCAGGCACAAGCACCAGCGGGAGCGCAGCCGCGAGCGGCTGGACCGGAAGGAGACTGCGGCGCGGCCCCGAGACAGGAGGAAGCGCAGGTCCCAGTCGCCAAGCTCAGAGCACAGGGCGCGGGAGCACAGGCGGCCACGGTCCCGCGAGAAGCCGCCCCGCAGCCGCTCCCGGTCCCCAGACAGGAAGGGAGCCGTGAGGGAGGCGTCCCCAGCACCCCTTCCACAGGGGGAGCCGGTGCGGGAAGACCTCCCAACCAGGTCGCCAGCCTTGGTGGAAACTCCTATCTCACCGGAGGTGGCTGTGGCCGACCAGGTCCCCCTGCAGGCCCCACCTGTCCTGGAGGTGGTGGCCGAGTGCGCGCCTGACGATCTGGATTATGGCGACTCTGTGGAGGCGGGACACGTCTTTGACGATTTCTCAGATGAAGCTGTTTTCATGCAGCTCGATGACATGAGCTCACCACCTTCTCCCGAAAGCACAGACTCTTCCCCGGAGCGTGACCTCCCACCGAAGCCTGCGTTGCCTGCAGCCAGCCTGGCCGCCATCCAGAGGGAGGTGTCCCTGATGCACGATGAAGACGCTTCACAGCCCCCACCCCTGGCAGAGGACCCCCAGGAGCTGCACGTGGCTGAGAAGACTGAGGCTCCCAGTTCCCTGGGTGTGGCGCCCGTGGGGAAGGAGGACGGCCCTACCATGAGCGGGACGGTGCAGGAGGCGGCCGGGCCTGAGGAGGTGGTTTCGCAGACGCCCCTGCTGCGGACCAGAGCCCTGGTGAAGCGGGTCACCTGGAACCTGCAGGAGTCGGAGAACAGTGCCCCTGTCGAGGACAGAGCCCCCC GGGCACCACTTCACAGGCCACAGAAGCCCCGAGAAGGAGCCTGGGATGTGGAGGACGTGGCCCCCATAGGGGTCAGGCAGGTGTTCTCTGAGCCACCCCCTCCTGGTCATGTGCTTCCGGAGCCTGGGTTTCCAGACACAGACCCCTCTCAG GTTTACAGCCCCAGCCTGCCTCCGACCCTGGCCCAGTCCTCAAGCATCCCACCCTGTGCGCTGGTCAGCCAGCCCACAGTCCAGTTCATCCTGCAGGGGAGCCTGCCCCTGGTGGGCTGTGGGGCAGCACAGACCCTGGCCCCAGTGCCCACTGCCCTGACCCCAGCCTCAGAGCCAGGCGGTcaagccactgcagccagcaaCTCAGAGGAGAAGGCCCCCACTCCTAGGCCAGCTGCAGAGAAAACCAAGAAGGAGGAG TACATGAAGAAGCTGCAGGTGCAGGAGCGCGCAGTGGAGGAGGTGAAGCTGGCCATCAAGCCCTTCTACCAGAAGAGGGAGGTCACCAAGGAGGAGTACAAGGACATCCTGCGCAAGGCTGTGCAGAAG atcTGCCACAGCAAGAGTGGGGAGATCAACCCCGTGAAGGTGGCCAACCTGGTGAAGGCTTACGTGGACAAGTACCGGCACATGCGCAGGCACAAGAAGGCAGAGTCCGGCGAGGAGCCGCCCAGCCAGGGCGCCGAGGGCTGA
- the PHRF1 gene encoding PHD and RING finger domain-containing protein 1 isoform X2, producing MLFPLVDGAWTWWETEYLRTGFAAMLDSWLTLLGEAFAPSVAWETRAQLQCAAMDDDSLDELVARSPGPDGRPQVGPVDLASDFESSEGSSGDSGDDSDSERGDGADEEGEGPSEEEDLEGGSGSEDSEDDVETLLEVAGTQEKLEAAGSFNSDDDAESCPICLNAFRDQAVGTPESCAHYFCLDCIVEWSKNANSCPVDRTIFKCICIRAQFGGKILRKIPVENAKANEEEEEDPTFCEVCGRSDREDRLLLCDGCDAGYHMECLDPPLQEVPVDEWFCPECAAPGVLAADAGPVSEEEVSLLLADVVPTTSRLRPRAGRTRAIARTRQSERVRATVNRNRISTARSVQHTPGPLESSLLDEAIEAVATGLSTAVYRRPLTPRTPARRKRRTRRRKKVPGRRKTPSRPSAKSKGSATRSKKRQHRVKKRKGTRVKSEVTTTRSRIARTLGLGRPVHSTCIPSVFKPAEPSLGLLRADIGAASLSLFGDPYELDPFDSSEELSANPLSPLSAKRRALSRSALQSHQPVARPVSVGLSRRHLPAAVPEPDVEEEPVPDLLGSILSGQSLLMLGSSDVIIHRDGSLSAKRAAPVSFQRNSGGLSTGEEGSKDCLQPRALPSGSQAQGPSGSRPQGTGLSCQGTPARTSGAPVRLDFSATPGPVQARNWSNGSAPGVRHSHSPRFGGTSRHALPLASAASKISSRDSNPPSRSAVPGPPLKPPPRRVDISELPRIPKISRQATAPAPGQSIEIPSACISRLTGREGTGQPERGARAESEASSRVPREPGTHTGSSRPPAPSSHGSLAPLGSSRGKGVGSTFESFRINIPGNTAHSSRLSSPGFCNTFRPVDNKEQRKENPSPLFSIKKTKQLRSEVYDPSDPTGSDSSAPSSSPERSGPGLLPSEITRTISINSPKVQTVQAVRCVTSYTVESVFGMEPEPPLGPSSTVSKLRGVVAAERTSDTEREGPGTEEPVERQGLAARARRLSPPEPWEDDDGASCSTFFGSEERTVTCVTVLEPEAPPSPDVPQAATHRVVELRPPSRSRSTSSSRSRKKAKRKRASREHRRTRSRTRSGSRDRSSRSGSPSVGEERLRRQRSKAKSRRSSSDRSSSRERAKRKKAKDRSREHRRGPWGRSRRTSRSRSGSPGSSSYEHCESRKRKKRRSGSRPRGRECSPPSSLERVRRHKHQRERSRERLDRKETAARPRDRRKRRSQSPSSEHRAREHRRPRSREKPPRSRSRSPDRKGAVREASPAPLPQGEPVREDLPTRSPALVETPISPEVAVADQVPLQAPPVLEVVAECAPDDLDYGDSVEAGHVFDDFSDEAVFMQLDDMSSPPSPESTDSSPERDLPPKPALPAASLAAIQREVSLMHDEDASQPPPLAEDPQELHVAEKTEAPSSLGVAPVGKEDGPTMSGTVQEAAGPEEVVSQTPLLRTRALVKRVTWNLQESENSAPVEDRAPRAPLHRPQKPREGAWDVEDVAPIGVRQVFSEPPPPGHVLPEPGFPDTDPSQVYSPSLPPTLAQSSSIPPCALVSQPTVQFILQGSLPLVGCGAAQTLAPVPTALTPASEPGGQATAASNSEEKAPTPRPAAEKTKKEEYMKKLQVQERAVEEVKLAIKPFYQKREVTKEEYKDILRKAVQKICHSKSGEINPVKVANLVKAYVDKYRHMRRHKKAESGEEPPSQGAEG from the exons GTTCCGAGGATTCCGAAGATGATGTGGAGACATTGCTGGAAGTAGCCGGTACTCAGGAGAAACTGGAGGCCGCTGGCTCTTTTAATTCTGATGATGACGCAGAGAGCTGCCCCATCTGTCTCAACGCGTTCAGAGACCAGGCCGTGGGGACGCCGGAGAGCTGTGCCCACTACTTCTGCCTGGACTGCATCGTTGAGTGGTCCAAG AATGCCAATTCCTGTCCAGTTGATCGAACTATATTTAAGTGCATTTGTATTCGAGCTCAATTCGGTGGTAAAATCTTAAGGAAG ATCCCGGTGGAGAACGCCAAAGcaaatgaggaagaggaggaggatccAACCTTCTGTGAGGTGTGCGGCAGGAGTGACCGTGAGGACCGGCTCTTGCTCTGCGATGGCTGTGATGCGGG GTACCACATGGAATGCTTGGACCCCCCTCTCCAGGAAGTGCCGGTGGACGAGTGGTTCTGCCCAGAATGTGCCGCCCCCGGTGTCCTTGCCGCTG ATGCAGGTCCCGTGAGTGAGGAAGAGGTCTCCCTGCTCTTGGCTGATGTGGTGCCCACCACCAGCAGGCTTCGGCCTCGAGCAGGTAGGACCCGGGCGATTGCCAGGACACggcagagtgagagagtgagagctACGGTGAACCGGAACCGGATCTCCACGGCCAGGAGTGTCCAG CACACACCGGGGCCCCTTGAGTCTTCTCTGCTGGACGAGGCCATTGAGGCCGTGGCGACCGGCCTGAGCACCGCCGTGTATCGGCGCCCCCTGACACCGCGCACTCCCGCCCGACGAAAGAGGAGGACAA GAAGACGGAAGAAAGTGCCGGGAAGAAGGAAAACCCCGTCCAGACCATCTGCAAAAAGTAAAGGCTCAGCGACAAGATCTAAGAAACGCCAGCATCgagtgaagaaaaggaaagggacaAGGGTGAAG AGTGAAGTCACCACCACTCGTTCCCGAATCGCGCGGACGCTGGGCCTCGGCAGGCCTGTTCACAGCACCTGCATTCCGTCAGTGTTCAAGCCGGCGGAACCCTCCCTGGGGCTGCTGCGAGCGGACATTGGAgctgcctctctgtctctttttggAGACCCCTATGAGCTGGACCCCTTCGACAG CAGTGAAGAGCTTTCTGCAAACCCCCTTTCCCCGCTGAGTGCCAAGAGACGGGCGCTGTCCCGGTCAGCCCTGCAGTCCCACCAGCCTGTGGCCAGGCCTGTCTCCGTGGGGCTTTCCAG GAGGCATCTCCCTGCGGCGGTGCCAGAGCCAGACGTGGAGGAGGAGCCAGTGCCCGACCTGCTGGGCAGCATCCTGTCGGGCCAGAGTCTCCTGATGCTGGGCAGCAGTGACGTCATCATCCACCGTGACGGCTCCCTCAGTGCCAAGAGGGCAG ctCCAGTTTCTTTTCAGCGAAATTCAGGTGGTCTGTCCACAGGGGAAGAAGGGTCCAAGGACTGCCTGCAGCCCAGAGCTTTGCCCTCAGGGAGCCAGGCTCAAGGCCCCTCGGGAAGTAGGCCACAGGGCACGGGGCTCAGCTGTCAAGGCACCCCCGCCCGCACGTCGGGCGCGCCTGTGAGGCTGGACTTCTCTGCAACCCCTGGGCCGGTTCAGGCTCGGAACTGGTCCAATGGGAGCGCGCCTGGCGTGAGACACAGTCACAGCCCCCGGTTCGGCGGCACCAGCAGGCACGCTTTGCCTCTTGCTTCTGCCGCGTCCAAGATCTCCAGCAGAGATTCAAACCCCCCATCTCGCAGTGCGGTGCCAGGGCCTCCCCTGAAACCACCTCCCAGAAGAGTGGACATCTCCGAGCTACCCAGGATACCAAAGATCAGCAGACAGGCCACGGCCCCGGCCCCCGGGCAGAGCATCGAGATCCCCAGCGCATGTATCAGCCGGCTGACTGGCAGGGAGGGCACCGGGCAGCCGGAGCGAGGTGCGCGGGCAGAGAGCGAGGCCAGCAGCAGGGTCCCGCGGGAGCCTGGCACGCACACAGGCAGCTCCCGGCCTCCAGCCCCCAGCTCCCATGGCAGTTTGGCCCCGCTGGGATCCTCAAGAGGGAAAGGGGTTGGGTCGACCTTTGAGAGCTTCCGGATCAATATTCCGGGAAACACGGCGCATTCCAGCCGACTCTCCAGCCCTGGCTTCTGTAACACGTTCCGGCCCGTGGACAATAaggagcagaggaaggagaacCCCTCGCCCCTCTTCTCCATCAAGAAGACAAAGCAGCTGCGGAGCGAGGTCTACGACCCCTCGGACCCCACCGGCTCTGACTCCAGCGCCCCCAGCAGCAGCCCCGAGAGGTCTGGCCCTGGCCTCCTGCCCTCTGAGATCACGAGAACCATCTCCATCAACAGTCCGAAGGTCCAGACGGTTCAGGCTGTGCGCTGCGTCACCTCCTACACGGTGGAGAGCGTCTTCGGGATGGAGCCCGAGCCCCCCCTTGGGCCATCCTCCACCGTGTCCAAGCTCCGGGGCGTGGTGGCTGCCGAGCGGACCTCTGACACAGAGCGAGAGGGGCCGGGCACAGAGGAGCCCGTGGAAAGGCAGGGCCTGGCTGCCCGGGCGCGGAGGCTGTCCCCCCCAGAGCCCTGGGAGGACGACGATGGGGCGTCTTGCAGCACCTTCTTCGGCTCTGAGGAGCGGACGGTGACCTGTGTGACAGTCCTGGAGCCGGAAGCCCCGCCCAGCCCGGACGTGCCGCAGGCAGCCACCCACCGGGTCGTGGAGCTCAGGCCACCTTCCCGGTCCCGCTCCACGTCCAGCTCCCGAAGCAGGAAGAAGGCCAAGAGGAAGAGAGCATCCAGGGAGCACCGGCGGACACGCTCCAGGACACGCTCCGGATCCAGGGACAGGAGCTCGAGGTCAGGGTCCCCATCGGTGGGCGAGGAGCGCCTGAGGAGGCAGCGGTCCAAGGCCAAGAGCCGGCGGTCCTCCAGCGACCGCTCCAGCAGCCGAGAGCGAGCCAAGAGGAAGAAAGCCAAGGACAGGAGCCGGGAGCACAGGCGGGGCCCCTGGGGCCGCAGCCGGAGGACGTCACGGTCCCGCTCGGGGAGCCCGGGCAGCTCTTCCTACGAGCACTGTGagagcaggaagaggaagaagcgGAGATCAGGGTCCAGACCTCGGGGAAGGGAGTGCTCCCCGCCCAGCAGCCTGGAGAGGGTCCGCAGGCACAAGCACCAGCGGGAGCGCAGCCGCGAGCGGCTGGACCGGAAGGAGACTGCGGCGCGGCCCCGAGACAGGAGGAAGCGCAGGTCCCAGTCGCCAAGCTCAGAGCACAGGGCGCGGGAGCACAGGCGGCCACGGTCCCGCGAGAAGCCGCCCCGCAGCCGCTCCCGGTCCCCAGACAGGAAGGGAGCCGTGAGGGAGGCGTCCCCAGCACCCCTTCCACAGGGGGAGCCGGTGCGGGAAGACCTCCCAACCAGGTCGCCAGCCTTGGTGGAAACTCCTATCTCACCGGAGGTGGCTGTGGCCGACCAGGTCCCCCTGCAGGCCCCACCTGTCCTGGAGGTGGTGGCCGAGTGCGCGCCTGACGATCTGGATTATGGCGACTCTGTGGAGGCGGGACACGTCTTTGACGATTTCTCAGATGAAGCTGTTTTCATGCAGCTCGATGACATGAGCTCACCACCTTCTCCCGAAAGCACAGACTCTTCCCCGGAGCGTGACCTCCCACCGAAGCCTGCGTTGCCTGCAGCCAGCCTGGCCGCCATCCAGAGGGAGGTGTCCCTGATGCACGATGAAGACGCTTCACAGCCCCCACCCCTGGCAGAGGACCCCCAGGAGCTGCACGTGGCTGAGAAGACTGAGGCTCCCAGTTCCCTGGGTGTGGCGCCCGTGGGGAAGGAGGACGGCCCTACCATGAGCGGGACGGTGCAGGAGGCGGCCGGGCCTGAGGAGGTGGTTTCGCAGACGCCCCTGCTGCGGACCAGAGCCCTGGTGAAGCGGGTCACCTGGAACCTGCAGGAGTCGGAGAACAGTGCCCCTGTCGAGGACAGAGCCCCCC GGGCACCACTTCACAGGCCACAGAAGCCCCGAGAAGGAGCCTGGGATGTGGAGGACGTGGCCCCCATAGGGGTCAGGCAGGTGTTCTCTGAGCCACCCCCTCCTGGTCATGTGCTTCCGGAGCCTGGGTTTCCAGACACAGACCCCTCTCAG GTTTACAGCCCCAGCCTGCCTCCGACCCTGGCCCAGTCCTCAAGCATCCCACCCTGTGCGCTGGTCAGCCAGCCCACAGTCCAGTTCATCCTGCAGGGGAGCCTGCCCCTGGTGGGCTGTGGGGCAGCACAGACCCTGGCCCCAGTGCCCACTGCCCTGACCCCAGCCTCAGAGCCAGGCGGTcaagccactgcagccagcaaCTCAGAGGAGAAGGCCCCCACTCCTAGGCCAGCTGCAGAGAAAACCAAGAAGGAGGAG TACATGAAGAAGCTGCAGGTGCAGGAGCGCGCAGTGGAGGAGGTGAAGCTGGCCATCAAGCCCTTCTACCAGAAGAGGGAGGTCACCAAGGAGGAGTACAAGGACATCCTGCGCAAGGCTGTGCAGAAG atcTGCCACAGCAAGAGTGGGGAGATCAACCCCGTGAAGGTGGCCAACCTGGTGAAGGCTTACGTGGACAAGTACCGGCACATGCGCAGGCACAAGAAGGCAGAGTCCGGCGAGGAGCCGCCCAGCCAGGGCGCCGAGGGCTGA